DNA from Mesorhizobium huakuii:
TAGGCTTTGTCCGCAGACAAAATCGCCGAATTGTGCAGCATATTCAGTTGCATGAATCATATTATTGAGCCCAGTTCCGCGACCGTTAAGCTTTGTTAACTTTAAATTTCTTGCCCGGGCGAACGAATCGGACATAATGACGGTTGCTTGGCGCTTTTACGTCAAAAATCGTTTTTAGAGAGTCTCGATCGAATGAACGTGAACTCGCCCGTTCCTACAAAGATCCCGCTGCTGTTCGAGAAAAGCATCCTCGATCAGGGCGATCAGATATCGAAGAAGTTGCACCTGCTTTCGATGCAGCGCTTCCCTCCCCACGCGAAGAAAGATCTTCGTTCGTTCTCGCTGGCGGAGGTTGCCACGTATCTGGGGGTTTCCCAGAGCCATCTGAAGAAACTGCATCTGGAAGGAAAGGGACCGGTGCCTGAAACCTCGACGTCGGGCAGACGTTCGTACACTGCTGAACAGATGCTTGAGCTGCGCCAGTATCTGGACCAGTACGGTCGATCTGACGCCCGCATGTATGTTCCCCATCGGCGGCCCAGCGAGAAGCTTCAGATTTTAGCTGTGGTTAATTTCAAGGGAGGCAGCGGGAAGACCACTACAGCTGCCCACCTCGCCCAATACCTTGCGCTTACCGGTCACCGTGTCCTAGCGGTCGATCTCGATCCGCAGGCGTCGCTTTCTTCATTGCATGGGTTCCAGCCTGAACTCGACCAGACGAAATCCCTTTACGACGCGATTCGTTATGACGACGAGAGGGTGCCTCTCTCCGAGATCATCAAGCCGACGAATTTCCCGGGCTTGGACATCGTCCCAGCGAACCTAGAGCTCCAGGAATTCGAATACGACACGCCTCTGGCAATGACTGACAAGTCTTCGAATGCGGGCAGAGCGTTTTTCACACGCATCTCGAAGGCATTGATGGAGGTCGACGATCGCTACGATGTCATAGTTATCGATTGTCCGCCGCAGCTTGGCTACCTGACGATCACTGCACTGACCGCGGCGACTTCAGTGTTGATCACGATCCATCCGCAGATGCTCGATGTGATGAGCATGGGCCAGTTTCTGCTGATGCTCGGGAACATCCTGGAGCCGATCAGAGCGGCCGGTGCCGAGGTGAATCTGGAGTGGTATCGCTACCTTGTTACTCGGTTCGAACCTACGGACCAGCCGCAAGCGCAGATGGTGGCATTCCTGCATACGCTGTTCGGCGAATTCATCCTAAAGAACCAGATGCTGAAATCAACGGCGATTTCCGATGCGGGGATTACCAAGCAGACCCTCTACGAAGTCGAAAAGAGTGCGATGACCCGGTCCACATACGAGCGGGCAATGGAAGCCTTGGACGTCGTTAATGGCGAAATCGTAGCTTTGATTCATGAAGCATGGGGGCGCTGACTTGTCTGCTGACAAAAGTGCACCTTTTCCAAATGTATTCAACGGCCTACGCTGCCTGGAGGTAAAATATGGCACGTAAGAATCTTCTTTCTGGCCTCGTAGAAGCGGAAGCCGGCGAGCGGGAGTCATCTACGCGGCTGCAGCATATCCGATCCGCGGAGCGTCAAAATCCATGATCCGTTCGGTCAACGAGTTGGCAAAGCAAGCGGATGCGTATCTTGAGGGCGAGCATGTCGTGGAACTCGACCCAAGCGCAGTCGACGGGTCGTTCGTTTCCGACCGCATGGGCGACGACCAGGAGCAGTACCAAGAGCTGCTGGAAGCTATTCGGGAAAGGGGGCAGGATTCTCCCATACTTGTCCGTCCGCATCCAGGCTCCGACGGCCGCTACATGATTGTCTTCGGCCACCGCAGAGTCCGAGTCGCTCGTGAGCTGGGGCGGAAGGTAAGGGCAGTCGTCAAGGAGATCGACGACAGGGCCCATGTAATTGCCCAGGGTCAGGAGAATTCCGCTCGTGCAAATCTTAGCTTCATCGAGAAGGCGATGTTCGCAAAGCGTCTTGAGGATTTGGGGTACGACAGAGATGTGATCTCGTCAGCATTGGCCTCGAACGCCGCTGCGGTATCAAAGATGGTATCAGTCGTCTCAAGAATTCCGGCGTCTGTGATCGGCAAGATTGGATCCGCTACGTCTGTGGGCCGCGAGCGGTGGGTTGAGCTGTCTCTCCTCGCCGGCAAGAAATTCGAAATGGTTAATGCAATCTTGTCCGAACCAGAATTCGGTGAGTTGGAAAGCAGCGAACGTTTCGAAAGGCTGCTGGGAGCCCTGAATGCGAAGGGGAAGCCGGTTCGCAAGGTAGGTCTGAAGTCCCAAGCACAATCCTGGGTCCCAGAGGACAAAGCAGTTTGCGTCAGCGTTAAGAAGGCAGGCAAGGCCACCACGATCGCCGTGAAGGAGATGGACGGCAGCCGCTTTGGTACGTGGATTTCCGATAATCTGAGCAACCTCTATGAGGCGTTCAGAAAATCGGAGCAGACCTCAACAGGAGACTGAAACCGCAAAAGAAAAAGGCCCCCGAACGTCACCGTCGCGGAAGCCCTTCTCGTCTGTCGCAAGCTGAGAATCGCATTTCCCCGAATCACTGTCAAGAGTCGTGGCGCCGTTTTGGCGAGCAGATTTCTTTTGCCTAATCGAAGGTGAAAGAAAATGGAGACGGGTATTGCAACGACGCCCTTTGGGCGGCGGCCGATGTCGCTTGCCATGCTGGCAGCGCAAAACGATTCACGTGAAATCCCCAAGGGCAGGGTCGTCGACAAATGGCAGATCTACCGCAACCTCTGCGAGGGCAAGAGCATCGTCGGTATCGGCGATCGTGCGCTGGCCGTCCTGAATGCGTTGCTATCATTCTATCCTGACAGCGAATTGGGTGAGGAAAACGACCTCATCGTCTTTCCCTCGAACGCACAGCTGTCGCTCAGGGCGCACGGAATGCCCGAGCCCACAGTCAGACGACACCTGGCGGCTCTTGTTGACTGCGGGCTGATCATCCGTCGGGATAGTCCGAACGGCAAGCGCTACGCGCGCAAGGGCAGAGGAGGGGAGATCGAGGAAGCATTTGGCTTCTCCCTGGCGCCGCTGCTGGCCCGCGCTCACGAGTTCGAGGCGGCGGCCGAGCGTGTTCGCGCCGACAACAGGGCGCTCAGGCTGATGCGCGAGCGGATCACCTTACACCGCCGGGACATCCACAAGCTGATCGAGGCGGCTGTTGACGAAGATGTTCCAGGCGACTGGGGAGGCCTGTGGAAGCGCTTCCGCGGCGTTGTGGAGGCAATTCCGCGCCGAGCCTGCATTGCCGAGCTCGAACTGATCGTGGCGGATATGGCCGGATTACATGACGAGGTGGATAAGCTGCTGGAAAGTCATATGAAACACACGAATCCGAGCGGCAATGACTCTCAAAACGAGCGGCAGCAATCTAATTCAAATACCGACTCTATTTTTGAATTTGAACCTGCTTTAGAGAAAAGCGGGGCATCGGCCGAGCCCAAGACGAGGACCGCAGAGGCGCCGAAAACATACCCACTAGGGATGGTGCTGAAGGCTTGCCCCGAAATTGCGGATTATGCCGTCGACGGGATCGGCAATTGGCGCGATCTTATGATAACGGCCGCCCAGGTGCGGGGATATCTGGGCGTTTCGCCGTCTGCGTATGAGGAGGCGTGCCATGTGATGGGCCAAGAGATCGCGGCGATCGTGATCGCCTGCATTCTGCAAAGGGCGCAGCACATCAACTCGGCCGGCGGCTATTTGCGGGTACTGACCGAAAAGGCGACGTCAGGGCAGTTCTCTGTCGGGCCGATGCTGATGGCGGCGCTCAAGGCGAACGGCGCCATGGCGAAGATGACGGGATGACGATCGCCGATCCCGCAGCTTGTCGCGTTGCGACCAGCTCAAAGCCAATGCGGCCTTTTGGGTCTCTGGTTTCGTCGACCGGCAGCAGTCTTGGTGGTTGTCCGCGCGTCTGACCGACAAGGCACAAGGGTGGGGCAGTATTCCGAGAGTCTTGTTTCCAAGCATACGATGCTGGCACTGCTCAATTATCGAGGTGGCGTCAGCGCCCCCCACCGCTTGGCGCCAAAAGGTCGTCAAACAGGCCAAAGACTTGCTATGAGGGCCATTTGCTGCATGTATCTGAAACAGCTGCGGCCAGTGCGGTCGGCCAACGGACAGGTAGACACTTACGGCAAGGAAACACCTTTATGGCGACTGGAACGGTAAAGTGGTTCAACGCGACCAAGGGCTTTGGCTTCATTCAACCCGACGGTGGTGGACAGGACGTGTTTGTCCATATTTCTGCTGTCGAGCGCGCTGGCCTTTCGACGCTTGCTGACGGCCAGAAGGTCAACTACGAGATAGAACAGGATCGGCGGACCGGTAAATCGTCTGCCGGCAACCTGAGCAAGGCTGGCTGAACCAGGCACTCAAATTGGCAATCGCATCAAGCACGCAAGCTTCAGTGCACCAAGAGGACAGGTCTGGTGGCCTACCGGCATGTTGTTGAAGTGTCACCTTTGCTGACCCATATGCGCGGTGCGTGGGATGTTTCCTCCCATTCGTCCGGCGCGTTCCCCTCTGGAGGTTTTAACCTTCATACCTGGCTGGACCTTGGTCCGGACTTTTTCTTGCGCGCGAGAAACGGGTAAACTGAGGTGACGAGGCCCGGCGGTGATTGCGCGATCTCGCAGCCAGAATTGGGCAGTATCGCGTTGCCACTTCATCGGTGAAGGTCAGAGCGGTTAAGCCGATGGCTTATATTCGCCAGCCCGGCTGGCGAATACTGACCTAAGGCCGTTTCTCGGCCTGCCATTCTCTCCGGTCATTCGAAGGACAATGGCAATTCGCCGCCTGCTTTTGCCGATATTTTCACAAGAGATGTGGAAGAATTGACTATTCTGCAGGCTTGTCGAAGACCATGGGCAACCCGCGTGTCGATGCCATCTCGACCACCAGTTCTTCGATAGCTTCGTCGGAAAGGCGGGTCTGCAGTATCGTACGAATCCGCTTGACCAGTTCGTGCACCGGCAAAGGCAAGAGATCCTCGGCATCATCGATAAGCCGACTGACTTCGATCACAACGTCAGCATCGATGTCGCTCGGCAAATTTCGCATATGCCATCTCCGATCGAGGTAAATATTGCCGGTCTACCTGCCCGTTGTCGAGAGGCGCGATGTTCCGCTTCGACCTCAGTCGCTGCGTAGGATTTTCGCTTCTAACGCCGCTACAACGAAGGCCCGTCTCGCTACCGGCGGCTGAGCTTCACCACGCAGAACCTGAAGACATGCATCCATGGCCAGTTTTCGCTTGTTCGTCTGATGAGGGAAACTCCGCAGCAGGATCGTCGCTGCGTCGTTGACATCGAATATGATGCGCTCACGGTCATGCCGGCCAACTTGCACCACCACGGGCCGGATGAACCTGCTCGACATGCAATTACACTCTCAATTCCGACCGTGACACGGTCTTCGCTATCATGACGTTGGGTCAATTTATACATTTGTGGCTAGGGCCAGAACAGAACGCCCAATCTCAAGACAAGTTGCCTGCCGAATTTCAGCAGGCAGCTACCTGAATTCGGATGGGCACCGGTCTTGTTGCGCAAGGAAGCACAGCGAATTCTGACGTGTCCGGAAGGTGAAGCGGCGCCTGGTCTTAGGCTCGGGCTTTCCTGAACGGTGCCGGCCTTGAGGCGGCCGCTGCTGCAATGGCGACGCTGCTAGTGGCGCGCGGGTGCCGGGAGAGAAAGAGGGCGGGCGGGGTGCGGTGGCGGGTAAAGGTCCGGGAGAGAGTCTCCCGGCGCCCGCCAAGGAGCAACAACCATGACCCAAATGGAAATTCTTGCGCCTAAGCGCAACGAGCGTGCCGGATACAAGGTCGACCTCAGCCGCGGCCAGCGTATTGGCCGCGTGTCGTCAGAATGGTTCAACCGGCCGGCGGATGAGCGATACCTGTCGCTCAACGACCTTGGAAAGGCGGTGAAGAGCCGGTCGGAGCGCAGCAAGACCCGCATCGTCGAAAGTGAGCTGATCCGCGTCGAGGCCAGCCGCGACGATCCGGAGCGCCTGAGACTAATGCTGCCCGATGCGCGTGCGCCTGTCGCCCCCACGCATTGGAGTTTTGGCCAACTCGCCAGCCTGGTCGGCGCGCCGGCCACTTATCTGCGCCAGCTTCCGGCCCCGCTCGCGGCAATCAACCTTCAGCACGGTCTCCTCAACCACCGCGCCGAGCAGGTGAAGACGCTGGAAATTGAGAACGGACGCCTCGAGCTGCGGGCGGTAACAGGCCCTGACTATGGCAGAATATATGACTCAGAGCTGGTGGACGCCGTGCAAAAGGTCGCCGGCAACGGTACAGGAGACACGCGCTGGAAGGTCCCCGGAGTGCTCGACTGGTCGACAGGGATCTACAATCCGCACGTCGACATCTCCAGCGATACCACCACGCTCTACGCGTCTGATCGCGATATCTTTGTCTTCCTCGTCGACGATCTGAACCCGATCGAGGCCGGGCGGCTGCCGAATGGGGAACCGGATCTCTATTTCCGCGGCTTCTACTGCTGGAATTCCGAAGTCGGAGCTCGCACCCTCGGGATCGCCAGCTTCTATCTGCGCGCGGTTTGTCAGAATCGCAATCTGTGGGGGGTCGAAGATTTCGAGGAAATCACCATCCGCCATTCAAAATACGCGGCCTCCCGTTTCGCCCTCGAAGCCGAACCAGCCCTGATCCAGTTTGCCGATTCCTCCCCCATGCCGTTCGTCAACGGCATCAAGACCGCGCGGCAACGGATCGTTGCCAGAGACGACGAAGAGCGCCTGAGCTTCCTGCGCAAGCGGGGCTTCTCCAAGTCCGAGACCACTAAGATCATCGATACTGTGCTGCTTGAGGAAGGCCGGCCGCCAGAATCGATTTTCGATTTCGTGCAGGGCATCACGCGGGTCGCGCGGGACAAGTCGCATCAGGATGTCCGCCTGGAAATGGAGGGCAAGGCCAAGAAGCTTCTCGATTTCGCCGCCTGATCCTTTGCGGAGCCCAGCGGCGAAAACTCTCGTCGCCGGCCTCGCCTCCGCGCAGTCTCCATCAATCCCCAGCGCCGTCCTCCGAAGCAAGAGGACGGCGCTTTTTTCGTGGGAGAACCGTGACGCCAACATGCTGCAGGCCCCTCGGGCGGCTCGGTCGCGTCGAGATCCGCGAGCCGGGGTCAGGTCGGCGTGAGGCCTGGAGGCGGAGGGGGGAGGGGAGGGTTCTGACGGGCTTGGAGGTTCGGGGAGAGGCCCCGGGCCGCCCGTCATGGAGAACCTGACCATGGCAAAGAACGCCATTCAGAAGATCGCGATGAACGCTGCGGAGAATATTCCCTATGACAGGCTGATGCTGTCGCAGAAGAATGTTCGGCGCATCAAGGACGGGGTGTCGATCGAGCAGCTGGCCGAAGACATCGGACGGCGAAAGCTGATCCAGAGCCTGAACGTACGTCCCGTGCTCGACGGCGAGGGCGAGGAGACCGGCACGTTCGAGGTGCCCGCCGGCGGCCGGCGTTATCTCGCGCTCGGCATCCTCATCAAGCAAAAGCGCCTGGCGAAGAACGAGCCGATCCCCTGCATCGTCAACCGCGGGCAGGAGACCTCGGCCGAGGAGGATTCGCTTGCCGAAAACCTGCGGCGCGCCGACCTGCACCCGCTCGATCAGTTTCGGGCCTTCAAGACGCTCAGCGATCAGGGCCTCGATCCGGAGGAGATCGGCGCCCGCTTCTTCGTATCGCCGGCGACGGTGAGGCAGCGCCTGCGGCTGGCCTCGGTGTCACCGAAACTTCTCGATCTCTACGAGAAGGACGAAATCCGGCTCGAACAGATCATGGCGTTTTCGATCTCCGACGATCACGCGCGCCAGGAACAGGTCTGGGAGCGGATTGCCAGCTCGCACACGCAGGAACCATACTACATCAGGCGCCTGCTGACGGAGACGACGGTGCGGGCCGATGATCGCCGTGCCGTCTATGTCGGTGCCGAAGCCTATGAAGCGGCTGGAGGCGTCGTCCTTCGCGACCTGTTCGAGCAGGATTCCGGCGGCTGGTTCCAGGATGCCGCGCTCCTCGAGCAGCTTGTCTTCGACAGGCTGAAGGTGGATGCCGAGGCGATCCGCGCCGAAGGCTGGAAATGGGTCGAGGCGGCGATCAGCTTTCCCTATGGCCACACCTCCGGCATGCGGCGCATCTACGCCGAGGCGCAGGAGCTCAGCGCCGAGGAGATCGAACGCTACGAGGCGCTGAAGGCCGAATACGACAAGCTGGATGCGGACTATGCCGAGGCAGAGGAGACCGACGAGGCAATCGAGGCGAAGCTTGACCAACTGGGTGCCGAGCTCGATGCGATCGATGATCGTCCTCAAAGCTACGATCCCGGCCAGAAGACCATTGCCGGGGTGTTCGTTATGCTTGCCGCGAACGGTAAGCCCCAGGTCGACGCCGGTTTCGTTCGGTCCGAGGACGAGCCGCGGCCCGAAACCAGCGACGTCGATGAGGGCGAGGAAGGGGGGCACCGAGGGCCAAACCCGATCCAATGGCGACGACGACGGCGATGGCGTTGTCGTCAACGGCCAGCCGGTGAACGACGCCTCTGGCGACGACGGCGAGGACGATGGCATCAAGCCCCTCCCTGATCGGCTCGTCTTCGACCTGACGGCGCAGCGCACGCTGGCGCTACGCAACGCGCTCGCCGGCGACGTCGATATCGCCATCATCGCCGCACTCCATGCCTTCGTCCTGCAGGTCTTCTATCGCTTCGCGCCGAACACGTGCCTGGAGATCTGCATGAAGAGCGGCAGCTTCAGCCAGGTTGACGGTCTTGCCGAGACCTCCTGGGCCAAGGAGATCGCCGAGCGGCACGAAGCCTGGGACCGCGATTTGCCCGATGAGGCGGAAGGCCTGTGGGACTTCCTTCTCGGCCTCGATGAAGCAAGCCGCAAGGCGCTTTTCGCGCACTGCGTCTCGCTGACCCTCAATGCGGTGGTCGAACCCTGGAACAGGCGAGCGAAGGCGCTCGAGCATGTAGACGTGCTTGGCCGCTCGCTCCAGTTCGACATGGTCGACGCCGGCTGGACGCCCACGGTCGAGTTCCTCGGGAGGCTCACCAAGGCGCGGATTCTACAGGCTGTCCGTGAAGCGCGTGGCGCAGACTCCGCGCAGCTGATCGACCACATGAAGAAGGACATCATGGCCCGTGAAGCTGCCCGTCTTCTCGAAGGCTCGAACTGGCTGCCAGAGCCGCTGCGCGTTGAGGTCGATGAAGTGTCTGCCGATGCTGGCGACGCGGCCGCCAGCGAGATGTCGGACGAGGCGGCTCTCGACGGCGATGCCGCCGAGCTGCCGGCCTTCCTCGCCGACGATGCGGATCCGTCCTCCAATAAGCCGGTGACCATAGACAGCGACGAGGCCGACCACCTTCAGGCCGCCGAATAGCCGGCCTCACGCTCGCACCGGGCCCGGCACTCCCGCCGGGCCCAATCCAGTTCCAACTCACCCTCAAGCCCGGGATCGCCACAGCGCGCCCGGGGAGTTTTTGTTTCATGGAGATCGACATGTTCGACTGGAAAAGATCCTGCTCCTACGACGAGCAGCAGAAGAGACGTTTCCACACCACAGCCCGTTCACGGCTGAAGAAACTCGCCGCCGAACTCGCGCTGCCGCAGGGAAGCTTCGACCTGCGCTCCAACAGGGCGGGCATCGCCGTTTGCGGTGAAATTACCCTGCACCACGACGACGCCTACATCCAGGTCGGCCAGTTCGGTTTGTCCTCAGGTCACGGTATCCTGATCCGCACCTGCAAGGGCCGTAAAGACTACATCGGCGGGGCCAACCACTTCGTCGCACTCGGCATGCTCGACGATATCCCGGCGCTCGCCGCCGCCGTCCGTGCCATCACCGGGGTTGGTCGAGACGCTTCGTGTTCCTCCGAGCGACGCGCCGCCTAAACTCCTGCAAACCCCATCATCGCCAGTGCACGTGCCGGCCGCAGGCTCGGCCCGTCGCCAGCCACAACACAGCAAGCAGTTGCCATGGCGCGGCGATGCCGCGCGTGGCCGACTTGCCTTGAGGAGAACCTCATGACCGCACATCCACCCTTCAGGAAGGTGCTCGACGGCGTCGCCACCCGCGAGCAGATGTTCCAACTGTTCAGCCGCCACAAAGACACTCCCGGCATCGATCCCAATTCCGGCACTCCCTATTCAGGCGAGTGGTTTGAGATCACCGCGTCCGAATACCACTTCATGCTAGATTTGTTGCCGCCGCTCTTCATGCGCACCGGCATGTTGGGAATGTCGGAGTATAAGGCGGGCAACGTGACCAGCGTATTCTTCGCGATCCGGATCCGGGGCCG
Protein-coding regions in this window:
- the repA gene encoding plasmid partitioning protein RepA, producing the protein MNVNSPVPTKIPLLFEKSILDQGDQISKKLHLLSMQRFPPHAKKDLRSFSLAEVATYLGVSQSHLKKLHLEGKGPVPETSTSGRRSYTAEQMLELRQYLDQYGRSDARMYVPHRRPSEKLQILAVVNFKGGSGKTTTAAHLAQYLALTGHRVLAVDLDPQASLSSLHGFQPELDQTKSLYDAIRYDDERVPLSEIIKPTNFPGLDIVPANLELQEFEYDTPLAMTDKSSNAGRAFFTRISKALMEVDDRYDVIVIDCPPQLGYLTITALTAATSVLITIHPQMLDVMSMGQFLLMLGNILEPIRAAGAEVNLEWYRYLVTRFEPTDQPQAQMVAFLHTLFGEFILKNQMLKSTAISDAGITKQTLYEVEKSAMTRSTYERAMEALDVVNGEIVALIHEAWGR
- the repB gene encoding plasmid partitioning protein RepB is translated as MIRSVNELAKQADAYLEGEHVVELDPSAVDGSFVSDRMGDDQEQYQELLEAIRERGQDSPILVRPHPGSDGRYMIVFGHRRVRVARELGRKVRAVVKEIDDRAHVIAQGQENSARANLSFIEKAMFAKRLEDLGYDRDVISSALASNAAAVSKMVSVVSRIPASVIGKIGSATSVGRERWVELSLLAGKKFEMVNAILSEPEFGELESSERFERLLGALNAKGKPVRKVGLKSQAQSWVPEDKAVCVSVKKAGKATTIAVKEMDGSRFGTWISDNLSNLYEAFRKSEQTSTGD
- the repC gene encoding plasmid replication protein RepC — protein: METGIATTPFGRRPMSLAMLAAQNDSREIPKGRVVDKWQIYRNLCEGKSIVGIGDRALAVLNALLSFYPDSELGEENDLIVFPSNAQLSLRAHGMPEPTVRRHLAALVDCGLIIRRDSPNGKRYARKGRGGEIEEAFGFSLAPLLARAHEFEAAAERVRADNRALRLMRERITLHRRDIHKLIEAAVDEDVPGDWGGLWKRFRGVVEAIPRRACIAELELIVADMAGLHDEVDKLLESHMKHTNPSGNDSQNERQQSNSNTDSIFEFEPALEKSGASAEPKTRTAEAPKTYPLGMVLKACPEIADYAVDGIGNWRDLMITAAQVRGYLGVSPSAYEEACHVMGQEIAAIVIACILQRAQHINSAGGYLRVLTEKATSGQFSVGPMLMAALKANGAMAKMTG
- a CDS encoding cold-shock protein yields the protein MATGTVKWFNATKGFGFIQPDGGGQDVFVHISAVERAGLSTLADGQKVNYEIEQDRRTGKSSAGNLSKAG
- a CDS encoding DUF982 domain-containing protein, whose translation is MSSRFIRPVVVQVGRHDRERIIFDVNDAATILLRSFPHQTNKRKLAMDACLQVLRGEAQPPVARRAFVVAALEAKILRSD
- a CDS encoding DUF932 domain-containing protein; the protein is MTQMEILAPKRNERAGYKVDLSRGQRIGRVSSEWFNRPADERYLSLNDLGKAVKSRSERSKTRIVESELIRVEASRDDPERLRLMLPDARAPVAPTHWSFGQLASLVGAPATYLRQLPAPLAAINLQHGLLNHRAEQVKTLEIENGRLELRAVTGPDYGRIYDSELVDAVQKVAGNGTGDTRWKVPGVLDWSTGIYNPHVDISSDTTTLYASDRDIFVFLVDDLNPIEAGRLPNGEPDLYFRGFYCWNSEVGARTLGIASFYLRAVCQNRNLWGVEDFEEITIRHSKYAASRFALEAEPALIQFADSSPMPFVNGIKTARQRIVARDDEERLSFLRKRGFSKSETTKIIDTVLLEEGRPPESIFDFVQGITRVARDKSHQDVRLEMEGKAKKLLDFAA